The following proteins are encoded in a genomic region of Chryseobacterium cucumeris:
- a CDS encoding YpdA family putative bacillithiol disulfide reductase has translation MEMLDILIIGAGPIGLNCALEAQKNNLSHVIIEKGTIVNSLYNYPLYMRFFSTAEKLEIDEIPFISTAPKPGRQEALEYYQGIARQKSLNINLYEKVLSVSKKDEIFEIKTTKANYQAKNVVIATGFYDIPNLMNIPGEDLPKVKHYYTEPYPYAKQKIVVVGSSNSAVDAALETYRKGADVTMIVRHAEISKSVKYWVKPDIENRIAEGSIKAHFNAEMIEIKENSVVFKDENGAIHEIDNDFVLAMTGYLPDFDFLKNSGIELNGDCLNPFYHPETMETNISNLYLAGVVCGGKDTHLWFIENSRIHANMIINSILSRSSS, from the coding sequence ATGGAAATGTTGGATATTCTGATTATCGGGGCCGGACCCATCGGTTTGAACTGCGCCCTTGAAGCTCAAAAAAACAATCTTAGTCATGTAATCATAGAAAAGGGAACTATTGTCAATTCATTGTACAATTATCCTTTGTACATGCGTTTTTTCTCCACTGCTGAAAAGCTGGAAATTGATGAGATTCCCTTTATTTCTACTGCTCCAAAACCTGGAAGGCAGGAAGCTCTGGAATACTATCAGGGAATTGCCAGACAAAAAAGCCTGAATATTAACCTGTATGAAAAAGTTCTGAGCGTTTCAAAGAAGGATGAGATATTTGAGATCAAAACCACCAAAGCAAATTATCAGGCTAAAAATGTAGTCATCGCTACGGGGTTTTATGATATTCCTAACCTGATGAATATTCCCGGTGAAGACCTTCCTAAAGTTAAGCATTATTATACGGAACCTTACCCTTACGCAAAGCAGAAAATTGTGGTGGTAGGCTCCAGTAATTCTGCTGTAGATGCAGCCCTGGAAACGTACAGAAAAGGAGCTGATGTAACGATGATTGTCCGTCATGCTGAGATTTCCAAAAGTGTAAAATATTGGGTAAAACCAGACATTGAAAACAGAATTGCAGAGGGCAGTATTAAAGCTCATTTTAATGCAGAAATGATCGAAATTAAAGAAAATTCTGTTGTTTTTAAAGATGAAAACGGAGCTATTCATGAAATTGACAATGATTTTGTACTGGCCATGACAGGCTATCTTCCTGATTTTGATTTTCTGAAAAATTCAGGAATAGAACTCAATGGAGACTGCCTGAATCCTTTTTACCATCCTGAAACCATGGAAACCAATATTTCCAACCTCTATCTTGCCGGTGTGGTATGCGGAGGAAAAGATACTCACCTTTGGTTCATTGAAAATTCAAGGATTCATGCCAATATGATTATTAATTCGATTCTTTCCAGATCTTCATCGTAA
- a CDS encoding MFS transporter: MLALVMLINRAGSMVLPFLGVYMTNHLHFSIENSGIVLSFFGIGSVIGSWLGGMITDKIGEYRVQSLSLLLSVPLFCLIPLFTTEAGLAGIILAQSIVSETFRPANSVAITKYAKPENITRAFSLNRMAVNLGFSIGPALGGILSAISYEFLFFSNALAALLAGLMYIWFFKNRARLAKLKAKKVKEAIIIKKESSPYRDSKFLIYCVFCMLFSICFFQLFSTLTIFYKDTAHLSQQNIGYILGYSGFLIVLLEMGLVQIAEKYFTLAFTMLIGTFLCGISYAMLAFDYSLITLVLSMTLLCVGEIWTLPFMSTITALRSGENNKGAYMGLNGMSFSIAFIVTPYIGTLIAEKLGFNTLWIGTGVLAAVIAIGFYFIVPWMLKDKNKVEKEMI; this comes from the coding sequence ATGCTGGCGTTGGTAATGCTCATCAACAGGGCCGGCTCTATGGTACTTCCGTTTCTGGGAGTTTATATGACGAATCATTTGCATTTCAGTATTGAAAATTCCGGAATTGTACTGAGCTTTTTTGGAATAGGTTCGGTTATCGGATCATGGCTTGGAGGTATGATTACGGATAAAATAGGAGAGTACAGGGTGCAGAGTCTGAGTTTGCTGCTCAGCGTTCCTTTATTCTGCTTGATTCCGCTTTTTACAACAGAAGCCGGATTGGCAGGAATTATTTTAGCCCAAAGTATTGTAAGTGAAACGTTCCGTCCCGCAAACTCGGTGGCGATTACTAAATATGCAAAACCTGAAAATATTACCCGTGCTTTCTCGCTCAATCGTATGGCCGTCAATCTTGGGTTTTCCATTGGTCCTGCACTGGGTGGTATTTTGTCGGCTATTTCTTATGAATTTCTGTTTTTCAGTAATGCACTGGCTGCTTTGCTGGCGGGATTGATGTATATCTGGTTCTTTAAAAACCGGGCACGATTAGCTAAACTGAAAGCAAAAAAGGTAAAAGAAGCTATTATTATTAAAAAAGAAAGTTCACCCTACCGCGACAGTAAATTCCTTATTTATTGTGTATTCTGTATGCTGTTTTCCATATGTTTCTTCCAGCTGTTCAGTACCCTGACGATATTTTATAAGGATACAGCTCATCTGAGCCAGCAGAATATCGGATATATTCTGGGATACAGCGGTTTTCTGATTGTACTGCTCGAAATGGGACTGGTACAGATTGCTGAGAAGTATTTTACTTTAGCTTTTACTATGCTGATCGGGACTTTCCTGTGTGGTATTTCCTATGCCATGCTCGCTTTCGATTACAGTCTGATTACCCTTGTGCTGTCTATGACATTGCTTTGCGTGGGAGAAATATGGACACTTCCTTTTATGTCAACGATTACGGCATTACGTTCGGGAGAGAACAATAAAGGCGCTTACATGGGACTGAACGGAATGTCATTTTCCATTGCGTTTATTGTAACACCTTATATAGGAACACTGATAGCAGAAAAATTAGGTTTCAATACATTATGGATCGGAACAGGAGTTCTGGCGGCAGTTATCGCTATTGGTTTTTATTTTATCGTTCCATGGATGCTTAAGGATAAAAATAAGGTAGAAAAAGAGATGATATAG
- a CDS encoding glycosyltransferase family 4 protein, producing the protein MEQKKILIITYYWPPAGGPGVQRWLKFAKYLPDFGWKPIIYTPENPSYPLLDETLMKDIPENIEMVRTKIWEPYQLAEKLNKSNKKFKAGQFDVGKNQSWKSKLSIWVRGNFFIPDARVFWVKPSVTFLEKYLKENKIDTIVTSGPPHSLHLIGLGLKNKMPDLKWVADFRDPWTEISYYKHLKLTKSSDKKHRQLESAVFKNADITLATSYTDAENFRKAGANAFCITNGFDESDSSKKAVENKNSQIEKAFTLSYIGVLEQLRNPENLWKALDELVKENAEFAADFKLKFVGRIDDKVLHSIENSSLKNHILNLGYLAHGKAVEEMQNSDMLLITNFPNEASKGIIPGKIFEYLASGKQILSFGPDKADVAKILEETQAGKHFSYQDTENIKKFILEKYELWKNDSLIENTQHIEQFSRKNLTQQLTEVLK; encoded by the coding sequence ATGGAACAGAAGAAAATATTGATTATCACCTATTACTGGCCTCCTGCGGGAGGTCCTGGTGTTCAAAGATGGCTGAAGTTTGCAAAATATCTACCTGATTTTGGTTGGAAACCGATCATCTATACTCCGGAAAATCCAAGCTATCCATTGCTGGACGAAACACTGATGAAAGATATTCCGGAAAATATCGAGATGGTAAGAACCAAAATCTGGGAACCTTATCAGCTTGCTGAAAAACTGAATAAGAGCAATAAAAAATTCAAAGCCGGACAATTTGATGTAGGCAAAAACCAAAGTTGGAAATCTAAACTTTCAATTTGGGTAAGAGGTAATTTTTTCATTCCTGATGCCAGAGTTTTTTGGGTAAAACCATCCGTTACATTTCTGGAAAAATACCTGAAAGAAAATAAAATAGACACCATCGTTACTTCCGGTCCGCCACACTCTCTGCATCTGATTGGTTTAGGGCTTAAAAATAAAATGCCGGACCTGAAATGGGTTGCTGATTTCCGTGATCCATGGACAGAGATTTCCTACTACAAACATCTGAAATTAACTAAAAGTTCAGATAAAAAACACCGGCAGCTGGAAAGTGCTGTATTTAAGAATGCAGACATCACTTTGGCTACAAGTTACACTGATGCTGAAAACTTCAGAAAGGCCGGAGCTAATGCATTTTGTATTACGAATGGATTTGATGAAAGCGATTCAAGCAAAAAAGCAGTTGAAAATAAAAATTCACAAATTGAAAAAGCATTTACGCTAAGCTATATCGGAGTTTTGGAACAGCTGAGAAACCCTGAAAATCTTTGGAAAGCACTCGACGAACTGGTGAAAGAAAATGCTGAATTTGCGGCTGATTTTAAGTTGAAATTTGTAGGACGAATAGATGATAAAGTCCTCCACTCCATTGAAAATTCAAGTCTGAAAAATCATATTCTGAATCTTGGATATCTTGCCCATGGGAAAGCTGTTGAAGAAATGCAAAACTCGGATATGCTTCTTATTACCAATTTCCCGAACGAAGCTTCAAAAGGAATTATCCCCGGAAAAATATTTGAATATCTGGCTTCAGGAAAGCAGATTCTATCTTTCGGTCCGGACAAAGCGGATGTCGCAAAAATTCTGGAAGAAACGCAGGCAGGAAAACATTTCAGTTATCAGGATACAGAAAACATTAAAAAGTTTATTCTTGAAAAATATGAACTGTGGAAAAATGACAGCCTTATTGAAAATACCCAGCATATTGAACAGTTTTCAAGAAAAAATCTTACTCAACAGCTGACTGAAGTTTTGAAATAA
- a CDS encoding 3-hydroxyacyl-CoA dehydrogenase has protein sequence MDFKNITIAGSGVLGYQIAFQTAYHGFNVTVYDINDEVLEKAKGKFTALSEAYKKDLSATQEQLDATFKNISYSSDLAEAVKDADLLIEAVPEDPAIKTEFYHKLAQVAPEKTVFATNSSTLLPSQFAEATGRPEKFVALHFANEIWKHNTGEVMRHPGTSQQVFDSVIRFAKAIGMVALPIQKEQPGYIVNSLLVPLLGAAVNLWVDEVSDIETIDKTWMVATGAPAGPFGILDIVGITTAYNINKMEAEETQDPLKIKAVEKLKKEYIDKGKLGVLTGEGFYKYPNPAYQDKDFLK, from the coding sequence ATGGATTTTAAAAATATAACGATAGCGGGAAGCGGCGTATTGGGATATCAGATCGCTTTCCAAACGGCCTATCACGGTTTTAACGTTACCGTATATGATATCAATGATGAAGTATTGGAAAAAGCCAAAGGTAAATTCACCGCTTTAAGTGAAGCTTACAAAAAAGATCTCAGCGCAACGCAGGAACAACTTGATGCTACATTCAAAAATATCAGCTATTCATCTGATCTTGCTGAAGCAGTAAAGGATGCCGATCTTCTGATAGAAGCTGTTCCAGAAGATCCAGCCATCAAAACGGAATTCTATCATAAACTGGCTCAGGTAGCACCTGAAAAAACAGTATTTGCAACGAATTCTTCTACTCTTCTTCCAAGTCAGTTTGCTGAGGCTACAGGAAGACCGGAGAAATTTGTAGCCCTCCATTTTGCCAATGAAATCTGGAAGCATAATACCGGAGAGGTAATGCGTCATCCGGGAACTTCTCAGCAGGTATTTGATTCTGTGATCAGATTTGCGAAAGCAATTGGAATGGTAGCACTGCCTATCCAGAAGGAACAACCCGGGTATATTGTCAATTCATTATTGGTTCCGCTGCTTGGCGCTGCAGTCAATCTATGGGTTGATGAAGTATCAGATATAGAAACGATTGACAAGACATGGATGGTAGCTACCGGAGCACCAGCAGGGCCATTTGGTATTCTGGATATTGTAGGAATTACGACGGCTTATAATATCAATAAGATGGAAGCTGAAGAAACTCAGGATCCACTAAAGATAAAAGCTGTAGAAAAATTAAAAAAAGAATATATTGATAAAGGAAAACTGGGAGTATTGACCGGGGAAGGATTTTATAAATATCCAAATCCCGCCTATCAGGACAAGGATTTCCTGAAGTAG
- a CDS encoding glutamine--tRNA ligase/YqeY domain fusion protein, with the protein MEEEKKSLNFIEQIIEDDLANGLKREQIRFRFPPEPNGYLHVGHTKAICINFGLGEKYNAPVNLRFDDTNPEKEEQEFVDSIMKDVEWLGFKWDKVLYASDYFQQLYDWAVQLIKEGKAYVDEQPSEVITEQRKNPAEPGIESPYRNRPVEESLDLFERMKNGEFESGSMSLRAKIDMVSPNMNMRDPVMYRILNKPHHRTGTAWKIYPMYDWAHGESDYIEQVSHSLCSLEFENHRPLYNWYLDQVYEEGKVKNKQREFARMNVSYMITSKRKLQRLVAEGVVTGWDDPRMPTISGMRRKGFTPASIRNFIEKVGVAKRENLIEIQLLDFCVREDLNKVAKRVMAVVDPVKLVIENYPEDKEEWLETENNPEQEDAGTREVPFSREIYIEREDFKEEANNKFFRLKLGGEVRLKSAYIIKAERVEKDENGEITTIYATYDEKSKSGSGTEESLRKVKGTLHWVSAKHAIPVEVRIYNQLFTVEQPDAEKDVDFLNFINPESVTTVKGFAEPSLKEVAVGEPLQFQRIGYFTKDQDSTEDTLVFNRTVTLKDSYKPE; encoded by the coding sequence ATGGAAGAAGAAAAAAAATCACTCAATTTTATTGAGCAAATTATAGAAGATGATCTGGCAAACGGTCTGAAAAGAGAGCAGATTCGTTTCCGTTTTCCGCCTGAACCTAATGGTTACCTGCATGTAGGGCATACAAAAGCCATCTGCATCAATTTTGGGCTGGGCGAAAAATACAATGCTCCAGTAAACCTTCGTTTCGACGATACGAACCCTGAAAAAGAAGAACAGGAATTCGTAGACTCTATTATGAAAGACGTTGAATGGCTGGGTTTCAAATGGGATAAAGTTTTGTATGCATCCGATTACTTCCAGCAGCTTTACGATTGGGCAGTTCAGTTAATTAAAGAAGGAAAAGCTTATGTAGATGAGCAGCCTTCTGAAGTGATTACCGAGCAAAGAAAAAATCCTGCAGAGCCGGGAATTGAATCTCCATACAGAAACCGTCCTGTTGAAGAATCGTTAGATTTATTCGAAAGGATGAAAAACGGAGAGTTTGAAAGCGGTTCGATGTCTCTTCGTGCAAAAATCGACATGGTTTCGCCTAACATGAATATGCGTGACCCGGTGATGTACAGAATTTTGAATAAACCTCACCACAGAACAGGTACAGCCTGGAAAATTTATCCTATGTACGACTGGGCTCATGGTGAATCCGATTATATCGAACAGGTTTCACATTCCCTTTGTTCTCTGGAGTTTGAAAATCACAGACCGTTGTACAACTGGTATCTTGACCAGGTGTATGAAGAAGGAAAGGTTAAAAACAAGCAGAGAGAATTTGCAAGGATGAATGTTTCCTATATGATTACTTCCAAAAGAAAGCTGCAGAGACTGGTTGCTGAAGGGGTCGTAACCGGATGGGATGATCCTAGAATGCCTACTATCTCTGGGATGAGAAGAAAAGGATTTACTCCGGCTTCTATCAGAAACTTTATTGAAAAAGTAGGGGTTGCGAAAAGAGAAAACCTTATTGAAATTCAGTTGCTTGATTTCTGCGTGCGTGAAGACCTGAATAAGGTTGCCAAGCGTGTGATGGCAGTAGTAGATCCAGTGAAATTAGTGATCGAAAACTATCCGGAAGATAAGGAAGAATGGTTAGAAACTGAGAATAATCCTGAACAGGAAGATGCAGGGACAAGAGAAGTACCATTCTCAAGAGAAATCTATATTGAACGTGAAGACTTCAAGGAAGAAGCTAACAATAAATTCTTCAGACTTAAATTAGGAGGAGAAGTTCGTTTGAAGTCTGCTTACATCATCAAAGCTGAAAGAGTGGAGAAGGATGAAAATGGTGAGATTACAACGATCTACGCTACGTATGATGAGAAGAGTAAGTCAGGAAGCGGAACAGAGGAAAGTTTAAGAAAAGTAAAAGGAACTTTACATTGGGTATCTGCAAAACATGCTATTCCTGTAGAAGTAAGAATCTACAACCAACTGTTTACAGTGGAACAGCCTGATGCGGAAAAAGATGTAGACTTCTTGAACTTCATCAATCCTGAGTCTGTAACTACAGTGAAAGGATTTGCTGAACCGAGCCTGAAAGAAGTTGCTGTAGGAGAACCATTACAGTTCCAGAGAATCGGATATTTTACAAAAGATCAGGATTCTACTGAAGATACCTTGGTATTCAACAGAACAGTAACATTGAAAGATTCTTATAAACCTGAATAA
- a CDS encoding oleate hydratase, with translation MSTINSKFDKVLNASEQFGNVNHEPDSSKEVQINTPEKTMPFSDQIGNYQRNKGIPLQSYENSKIYIVGSGIAGMSAAYYFIRDGRVPGKNIIFLDQLNVEGGSLDGAGNAKDGYIIRGGREMDMTYENLWDMFQDIPALELPAPYSVLDEYRLVNDNDPNYSKARLIHNQGQIKDFSKFGLEKKDQLAIVKLLLKKKEELDDLTIEDYFSQSFLNSNFWFFWRSMFAFENWHSLLELKLYMHRFLHAIDGMKDFSCLVFPKYNQYDTYVTPLKNFLVEKGVQIQFNTLVKDLDIHINTEGKTVEGIITEQNGKEVRIPVGKDDYVIVTTGSMTESTFYGDNNTVPEVTIDNSSAGQSAGWKLWKNLAAKSEVFGKPEKFCSHIEKSSWESATLTCRPSAFTEKLKELCVNDPYSGRTATGGIITITDSNWVMSFTCNRQPHFPTQPDDILVVWVYALLMDKEGNYIKKTMPQCTGNEILAELCYHLGIADQLDNVTENTIVRTAFMPYITSMFMPRAMGDRPRVVPEGCTNLGLVGQFVETNNDVVFTMESSVRTARIAVYSLLNLNKQVPDINPLQYDIRHLLKATQALNDYKPFLGEGILRKILKGTYFEHILVNRPEEKEEHESFLTRFQEWVKGVKD, from the coding sequence ATGAGTACGATCAATTCAAAATTCGATAAAGTTTTAAATGCCTCTGAGCAGTTTGGAAATGTAAACCACGAACCGGATTCAAGCAAAGAAGTTCAGATTAACACTCCTGAAAAGACGATGCCTTTTTCCGACCAGATCGGAAACTACCAGCGTAATAAAGGCATCCCTTTACAATCTTACGAAAACAGTAAAATCTATATTGTTGGAAGCGGAATTGCCGGCATGTCGGCAGCATATTATTTTATCCGTGATGGCCGTGTACCCGGAAAAAATATTATTTTCCTCGACCAGCTGAATGTGGAAGGCGGATCTTTGGATGGAGCTGGTAACGCAAAAGACGGTTACATCATCCGTGGAGGTAGAGAAATGGATATGACTTATGAAAATCTATGGGATATGTTCCAGGATATTCCGGCTTTGGAACTGCCTGCTCCTTATAGTGTATTGGATGAATACCGTCTTGTTAATGACAACGACCCGAATTACTCTAAAGCAAGATTGATCCACAATCAAGGACAGATCAAGGATTTTAGCAAATTCGGACTTGAGAAAAAAGATCAGCTGGCGATTGTAAAACTATTGCTTAAGAAAAAAGAAGAACTGGATGATCTTACAATTGAAGATTATTTTTCTCAATCTTTCCTCAACAGTAATTTCTGGTTCTTCTGGCGTTCTATGTTTGCCTTCGAAAACTGGCACAGCTTACTGGAACTGAAACTGTATATGCACAGATTCCTTCACGCCATTGACGGAATGAAAGACTTCTCATGTCTGGTATTCCCCAAATATAACCAGTACGACACGTATGTAACTCCATTAAAAAACTTCCTGGTGGAAAAAGGGGTGCAGATCCAGTTTAATACTTTGGTAAAAGATCTTGATATTCATATTAATACGGAAGGAAAAACTGTAGAAGGAATTATCACTGAACAAAATGGCAAAGAAGTAAGAATACCGGTTGGTAAAGACGACTACGTTATTGTAACTACCGGATCTATGACAGAAAGTACGTTCTACGGTGACAACAATACCGTTCCTGAGGTTACGATAGACAACAGCAGTGCAGGACAAAGTGCAGGATGGAAGCTTTGGAAAAATCTTGCTGCAAAATCTGAAGTATTCGGAAAACCTGAAAAATTCTGTAGCCACATTGAAAAATCTTCATGGGAGTCTGCTACCTTAACCTGCCGTCCTTCTGCTTTCACAGAGAAACTCAAAGAACTGTGTGTAAATGATCCTTATTCAGGAAGAACAGCCACAGGAGGTATTATTACCATTACAGATTCTAATTGGGTAATGAGTTTTACCTGCAACAGGCAACCGCACTTCCCTACTCAGCCGGATGACATCCTTGTAGTTTGGGTATATGCTTTACTGATGGATAAAGAAGGTAATTATATCAAAAAAACAATGCCTCAGTGCACCGGAAACGAGATTCTTGCTGAGCTTTGCTACCACCTTGGAATAGCAGATCAGCTGGATAATGTCACTGAAAATACCATTGTACGTACTGCATTCATGCCATATATCACGTCTATGTTTATGCCTAGAGCGATGGGAGACCGTCCGAGAGTGGTTCCTGAAGGATGTACCAACTTAGGTCTTGTAGGACAGTTTGTAGAAACCAATAACGATGTTGTCTTCACTATGGAAAGCTCTGTGAGAACTGCGAGAATAGCTGTTTACAGCCTTCTTAATCTTAACAAACAAGTGCCGGATATCAATCCGTTACAATATGACATCCGACATTTATTAAAAGCGACTCAGGCTTTGAATGACTATAAACCTTTCTTAGGAGAAGGGATTTTAAGAAAAATATTAAAAGGAACTTATTTTGAACACATCCTTGTAAACCGTCCGGAAGAAAAAGAAGAACATGAATCTTTCTTAACCAGATTTCAGGAATGGGTAAAAGGAGTAAAAGACTAA
- a CDS encoding AraC family transcriptional regulator: MITYENLHDTLSFYSIDCCQSYYISSGKPIFEFPKAPFRMDYYALCICTAGEINIEIDRQKYKVDADSFLIAAPSTIVKFGKTSDDFTMKLLFFDKNFLIKNISNPFIIEKMNLFSKGSYSIVKTTATNSSLLQNLLDYLDKKSKKQGKFTEEIIRTIIFNLLLETAEIMEQENAANPEKEEGKKDLYLKFSKLIRENITRERTVQFYADQLHVSNKYLIEIIKKSSGKTPHEVIDEALLKEAYVMLGNPEITISEIAFELQFNSASAFGRFFKKHTALSPSEYRTKENIQS; the protein is encoded by the coding sequence ATGATAACCTACGAAAATTTACATGATACGCTATCTTTTTACAGTATTGACTGCTGCCAATCCTATTACATTTCTTCCGGAAAACCCATTTTTGAATTTCCAAAAGCTCCTTTCAGAATGGATTATTATGCACTATGTATCTGTACTGCCGGAGAAATCAATATTGAAATAGACCGTCAGAAATACAAAGTAGATGCTGACAGCTTTCTTATTGCAGCACCTTCTACCATTGTGAAATTTGGAAAAACCAGTGATGATTTTACGATGAAACTGCTGTTCTTCGACAAGAACTTTCTGATTAAAAATATTTCCAATCCTTTTATCATTGAGAAAATGAATCTTTTCTCCAAAGGCTCATACAGTATTGTAAAAACTACGGCAACAAATTCTTCACTTCTGCAAAATCTTCTGGATTACCTCGATAAAAAATCGAAAAAGCAGGGAAAATTTACAGAGGAGATTATCCGTACCATTATTTTCAATCTTCTGCTCGAGACTGCTGAGATTATGGAACAGGAAAATGCTGCAAATCCGGAAAAGGAAGAAGGAAAAAAAGACCTTTATCTCAAATTCAGTAAACTGATCCGTGAAAACATCACCCGGGAAAGAACGGTTCAGTTTTATGCGGATCAACTGCATGTTTCCAATAAATACCTCATCGAAATCATTAAGAAATCAAGCGGAAAAACACCTCATGAAGTGATTGATGAAGCATTACTGAAGGAAGCGTATGTCATGCTTGGAAACCCTGAAATCACCATATCGGAGATCGCCTTTGAGCTTCAGTTTAACTCAGCATCAGCTTTCGGCCGTTTCTTTAAAAAACATACGGCACTTTCCCCTTCGGAGTACAGAACTAAAGAAAATATTCAGTCATGA
- a CDS encoding alpha/beta hydrolase, protein MAVYILSNRKIIRHKGERVDSFSNEEYSIPNFRIARCDFENYKEPSAQIKKKKDYTNRNILNYKLFSEPEKQGYEEVLEVLLSEKGIKKSSLTTNNLGGTQRMFYELYKNMSSTKDRSDVMIFIHGYLYDFDDELKAILDLKKIFIDNPASPVEHILFVSWPASGSIIPLSYFDDKASSINSGTSLMRLFYFYTQFLKDIFSNRDLAPCNQRIHLVAHSMGNRVLQSMLYSLKRENILRVIDQVLLLNADVSYKVFEDAEDSFNKLPLLANRISIYLNRQDIILAASQFTKNILTPRLGKNGPSGIDQYKDIVSVIDCTFVKDDLLNNFKYEAGNHWGYLSSSQVQHDIFQNLYGIDRNLISNRSKDNENIFTIFS, encoded by the coding sequence ATGGCTGTTTATATCTTAAGTAACCGGAAAATTATCCGGCATAAAGGTGAAAGAGTAGACTCTTTTTCCAATGAAGAATACTCGATTCCTAATTTCAGAATCGCCAGGTGCGATTTTGAGAACTATAAGGAGCCTTCAGCACAAATCAAAAAGAAAAAGGATTATACCAACAGAAATATTTTAAATTACAAGCTTTTTTCTGAACCCGAAAAACAGGGTTATGAAGAAGTTCTGGAGGTATTGCTGAGCGAAAAAGGAATTAAAAAATCCTCTCTAACAACCAATAATCTTGGCGGAACCCAAAGAATGTTTTATGAACTGTACAAAAACATGTCTTCCACCAAAGACAGAAGTGATGTAATGATATTCATCCATGGTTATTTATATGATTTTGATGATGAATTAAAAGCTATACTTGACCTTAAAAAAATATTTATTGATAATCCGGCATCGCCTGTAGAGCATATTTTATTTGTGAGCTGGCCCGCCTCCGGCAGTATAATTCCGTTGAGTTATTTTGATGATAAAGCTTCCAGCATCAATTCGGGAACATCTTTGATGAGATTGTTCTATTTCTATACTCAATTTTTAAAAGATATTTTTTCCAACCGGGATCTTGCTCCCTGCAATCAAAGAATACATCTTGTAGCTCACTCTATGGGAAACAGAGTGCTTCAAAGTATGTTATACAGCCTTAAAAGGGAAAATATCCTTCGTGTTATCGACCAGGTTCTCCTGTTAAATGCTGATGTGAGCTATAAAGTATTTGAAGATGCTGAGGATTCATTTAATAAGCTGCCCTTACTGGCTAACAGGATTTCTATTTACTTAAACAGACAGGATATTATTCTGGCGGCTTCTCAGTTTACGAAAAATATTCTCACCCCAAGGCTGGGTAAAAATGGTCCGAGCGGTATTGATCAATATAAAGATATTGTGTCTGTCATCGACTGTACCTTTGTAAAAGATGATCTGCTTAACAATTTTAAATATGAAGCAGGAAACCATTGGGGATATCTTTCCAGTTCGCAGGTACAGCATGATATTTTCCAAAATTTATATGGAATTGACAGAAATCTTATTTCCAACAGGTCTAAAGATAATGAAAACATTTTCACAATTTTTTCTTAA